The stretch of DNA taaatttctcataaaccaagaatttcagttatataggcacactttatatagaatagatatatgtaAACAGTTTGATTAAGCAAAATTATTGAGTTCAACTGCAATTTTAAATTCATACCAAttttcattttcttaaaaattaccctaattatttattattatcatgatTGAAATCAAAtagtattttctttaaacaaaaaaaatataattaagagattatttttataatcttgAGTTGATCAAACTTAAAACTAATAAACTCTTGTACTATTAATTTGACataaataaaattgtgttttacatttatttttaatttttaaatgtaaaatttttacttttactttAACACCAAGTATAATAGGATAAAAGAGGCTTCAACTAGTTCAAGAAATAATGATATCTCCATGTGTTTTGCTAATGTGTCAATCTACTTgaaattaaagttaattttatgcATGCTGCATATAGAAAGTGTATTATTCTCAAAATGAGCAAACGCATATCAATCATGGTTTGGCTTTAAAGTTTTAAAACTGGGAGTGGTTTggtaaaaatttttaaaaacagtttttttaataattgaattttaaaaaactagaaaacagaaaaaattaaaatattgttttcaattttcaaaaatattttttttttatctaacatattatattttgctCACACACTCAGATCTTAGACCCGAAACTATACTCGAACTTGAACCCAGATGGGTTAATGTCATGGTATGGtgttaaaatattgattttatttcctaaaaaaaatctaaaaataatttttaaaaatttgtgtcaaacaccattaaatgtttaaaatggcaaaaaactgtttttattctcacttttaaaaacacaattttataaactaaaaactaaaaatatagccAAACAAGCTTTTAGAGACTCAGTTTcagttttcaattttaaaaattgtgtttttaaaaataagaatagaaaataattttttttatcattttaaaaatttaataatgtttgagataaattttttaaaattattttaaaatttttttcttattaaaaaaaatcaatattataACACCATACCATAACATGAACTCTTCTGAATTCGGGTTCAGATTTAGTTTCGAGTCTAAGATCCGAGTATGtgaacaaaaatataatatatgtatatatatgttagacaaaaaattatttttaaaaattgaaaacaacattttaatgttttctgttttcaaattttttaaaactcaatttttaaaaatttttgtcaAACGTcccttattaatttttaaaaacttaaaacagaaaacaagtTAGGATGCCAAACAAGCTCTTACCATCACATACTGGTGTAAACAAAGCCTATGCACCAGCCGAACCCCTACTCATAGCCCCAAGAATTTGAAGAGAAAATGCAGCCAAAATTTCACAATGCAAGTTTGAAAGGAATATATCTCAGGAACAGGGGGAATAAAATATCACCCAGCCAGCTCAGCGGCTCATAACCCCAAGAATTTGAAGAGAATGCAAACAAAATTTCACAATGCAAAGCAATATATCTCAGCAACaaggaaataaaatataaacagCAGAAATGGCTACCAAATTACGCAAGCACCCATAAAAAAACAACAGATTACATAGAACTGATAATTCACCCTGATTCAACATCTGTGTATTTGAGATGTGATATTGAAAGTAGAAACCAGAAATTTTTTAACAGAacattgatatatttttggtatACCAAAATGAAAGGAAAACGAATAGCTTAATAGGACTTCCCACAGTGTATTAAGCTCCCAGCACCCAAAAACAGACCAAAAATAGCTGCACTACCAAGTGTTGTTTGTCCAATATACCTAATCTTCAGTAGTCCCGGGACCTGTATTCCTCAAGAAATATATGAATGAGTAAAAAGCTTTCCCCTTTAGGAAAAAAAGCAAAGTAAATATGAAACCGTAAATGCATAACATTGATAGCTATAGTAAAGAGACTGTCATATACTAAATTTAACAACCTTAACCTAACAATATTACAACAAGCAATATAAATGCAGAAGAAAAAAGAAGTCCAAGATTACAAAGCCAAAAGTTATGGCTGAATGCTCCATTAGAGTATCGTTTCACATTTTAGTTAGAAATCCTCTCAAGTAAGGATATCAGTTTAATCTTTCACCATTCCGTTTAGCCTAACGCTATGATTCACTTTCTTTTAAATGGGAAGTCAAACAAGTAAAAAAATGATCAGCGCTCTATAAGAGGCCACTACTTGGTTTTTCAAGCAATTCTGTGGCCCTTTTttaaatgttaataataataataaaaagaaaaggaacAAAAACTATTAGGAATATACAGAAGGAAAGAGATCCAATAGGGCATGCTATTAGTCTAGAGTCATCTCCTTTTTCCATCTTTTAGCACAAGAAACAAAgccaaaccaaaaccaaaaaatCTGGGGCTTACATCATGGGCGACCACAACCAATTGTCTTGTTAATTCTTAAGAAATAAAGATATTTGTCATCTCTTTTCTAAAATTTGCACCAATTTAGTGTGTTTTAAACAAATATTCTTTGAGTTTTGTTGGTTTAATGCATAGGTTTAGTTTAGAAATAAGATTACTTAATTGGGTGtaatattatggaaaaaaatgCAAGAAAACACAAGTCGCTTTAATTTTAGGCAAAGGCAAATCACGCAGTGCATGGAGAAAAATACTTTTTGGCAACATTTAAATGTTGTGGAACTTGCCTGGCTCTCTTGATATTAAACACCTATTATACTCGCCTCAATATCTTATAAGATGAGCTCAATGATTTCAAATGGTGCCTGTAGTAATATTCGAGGTCAGATCTTGATACAAGTGGCTCACGTTTTTTCAACTAGAAAAAGAATAGTGTCAATGCTCCATCAATGTTTGCTCTTCTCTGTTGTCAAAATCCATGGCTTTTGCTTCAGCTTCAGTCCCCAAACAAAGATGTGACCAGCCTCTTCACTCTCGTTGTTGTTTTTTGGGTCACAATATGGATAGCTGTTATAAATTACCCACCTAGGTATTTTATCTCAAAAACAAGGCTCAAATGAATATCCATTAGCCCCATTTGAATGGGAGATCCTAGGGCTAATGCAATGACCTCCCTTTCAATCCATTTCGCCATTTCCTGGAGCTCTACCTGGACCATTGTCATTGATGTTGCCCTTTGCATTGTCGCCGTCTCTGCTCTATCTATGTTGTCATTGTTGATGCCACATTTCATGTTGCCACCATATCCTTACCAGGCCATGCTATTAAATGATATTGGAATTATGGACGCGTAATGTACCTACTACATTGGAATTATGGAAGCATAATGTACCTAGTACGAAAAATTGGTCACCTTTTGAAGGCAAACACTGGTAACTCCTACCTGGCAAACTATCCAACTCACAACCCAACCATGGCAGCAACCCATTTGTGACTCTCATGACCAACCACCTCTCCCTTTTTCCAGAAATGTCACCCAAACCCGTTTATTTGTACTTTAAGAGATACAAGTAAATCTCAACTACAATATAAGAATtccatttttttcttaaatgtaATAATATGAGAATTGTAATCAACCCATTTAATGTAATATTGTAAACCCGTCTATAATCAATGTGCTTAGTTAGCTCAAGAAACACAAAATTCAATGCAATTTGAAAATCACCTTGATTATCACACCGCAATTTTGTTTGTATAAAAATTTCAAGTCCTACATCAGTCAAGAGTTGATATATTCACATTATCTTCTAATGCTCTAATGCTTCCCAATAATGAATTGTTAGAGATGACATTAACTGGGTGACTATATTGACTAAATATGCAAAATTTGGATGAGTCacactaaaataattttactttttaaccATCCATCGATACTTCTTAGAAGGTTCAAATAGTTCCCCACCTTCGGTAATGTACATGTTTGAATTCATTGGAGCACTAAAAGACTTTGCTCCCAATTTCTcaattaataagtcaatgacATATTTTCACTAAAACAGAAAGATACCTATTTTGCTCCTTGTGACTTCAACaccaaataaatacttaagcaTGCCTAAGTCTTTCATGTGAAATTCAGTGAGAAGGAAAGACTTGAGAGATGGAGTTCTTGTAGGATCACTTCTAGTAATAACAATACCATCCACATACACAACTAATAGAAAATTACACTCTCGGCTGGGGCTCAGGTGACGCACCCCATAGTAGGTAGGGGTGATCTACCTCAAAGGGTCTTGGCCAACATTCGTGGATGGGTTGGAGATCTCATGGTTGCGCCCAGAGAGAGAAGCCACGCATGGTAGCCCCCTCCAACCCTTTTGacaattaaaacaaaaataaagctTTTGTTTGCTTGTGCAACACAAAATGATCAAACATACTTTCTATCATACCAAAATTTTTCAGTACATACAAATTTTTGAAGACGACAATCTCCTCTTGAGCAACAAACCCAAAAGATTGCTCTATATACACCTCAACCTGAAGATTACCATGAAGAAAAGTGTTCTTCATATCAAGTTGATGCAAAGGATGATGAATAgttgacattaaaataaaccAAATAGAGGTCAATTTAGCAACAAGAGACACTGTGTCAAAATAGTCCACGCCATAAATTTGAGCATAGCCCTTAGCAACAAGACATCTTTTCAATCGAGTAACTGAGCCATCTAGATTGATAATAATTGCAAACACACATTTGCATCCTATAGCCCATTTCCCCAAAAGTAAATCGACCAAGTCCCGAGTACCATGTCACCCaaagcattcatctcttctatcattTTAAATATGCCTACTAGGAAGGGATACACGATAGGTATCATCTCCTTGTGGAGTTTTACGAAATATGTTTTTGAGTCATTTTCGTATACTGATATTTGAGCTGTAAAATGGTCTCTTGTCTCAAAACTTTCACAAGATGAAGGTGAGCTCCTTGTTGATCCTACAAGGTATAGACAACTAACCGGAAAACTTATATATCTAACCATCACTCGACTTGTCATTAGCTATTTAATGATAGGCGATTGGGAAGAACCCCATCTCAAGGCAGCTAATCATAGTATTTTAATACATAAAAAAAGTTCATGGTGAAGGTATCTTTTTCATTCTTTCAAATACATGTGAAGGTTTTCCAAATTCAAATTGGAAACACGCTCAACACTCAAAGGCCCATCACCGATTTTGTCTTTTTCTTAGATCATCTCCAACACCATGGAGGCCCAAGAAAGGACATATTGTGTCACATTCTTCAGCAAAAGAAGAAATCATGCTATAACAAATACCACTTCTGAGATTACTTGGCTTTTTTCCTTGATGAAAAATCATTGTGTCCCTAATCCTTGACCAACTCTTTCCTTTTCCAGCATTCAAGCTACTCTCCACATTGATGTTActtgataactctaagatttagagttatttttatatctttaagcttgaatttaatgtgaattgtggagcaattaatgtctatattgtgtaattgtgtttagtttgttgtgtctttgtaataaatggaagtgtgtgtgttagtaagtgttagatggacttatgttgttgtttttatgtgttttaagcagaaaaaaaatacaagaataggtatttggaaATGTTTGGTACAAGGAGAAAAATGAGCAGAAAAATGattattgctgactggcattgctatagcaatcatcgcgtagcaatttgtcagcccagtaagtttattttggcagatagtccaactggctttaatgaaaagaaaaacgagctgaggtggcagaatttggctattgactcaacaaacatgtggaaaatgaaggacaagtgggtgatgattgggatttccaattagggtaaactttggtaccctaattggggtgcaaaaagaaaaagaagaggaCATGATGAGGTGACTGGCTGCACTTTGAAAAGTAGTACGAAAAATCACAGGAAAAAGTTTCTAAGTACAGAGAAAGAAGAGAgtacaaagaaagaagaagaagattgagaagaaggagaagaaggcaactaccaaagaaaggatttgagctcaccactcatctctcttgctctccacttcgttttgtatcattttcttctctttaagTTTCTCTTTAACTTCATGAACAATAtattttctggttttgagtttttaatttcagctatgaactaaaatctttgagatttgggtggttataaacccttgtatggactagtgttttgattttgcaatgatgaagtaatcttgtCTTAGTTCAATTAGATGTGATGGAATAttgattgaatgttaatttttggccatttttaacatttaccaagctagatcttacttggaaaagcaagacctagttgaactcctctaattgatgcatgGTTTTTACCTTTCCTTTTaagtattaattagtagtgaaataggaatattttgctaccatgtataactaaggatttgatgctttattaggctatttgtgatctaaactgatgtaggaatgcattgtgagattgtgaatggtttattgcaagttttggaaaaagcttgctggtttttttgaaatctgttaactttaccaggattgctgagtcattgctgggtcattgctgtatcaactgggacatacaagtggaaattaatcacccaagtctacTTTCCTaatctgaaattaccaccattttaatcacttttagtttcttattcttagtttatttagtttaaaaaattagttctcaagt from Cannabis sativa cultivar Pink pepper isolate KNU-18-1 chromosome 2, ASM2916894v1, whole genome shotgun sequence encodes:
- the LOC133029067 gene encoding uncharacterized protein LOC133029067 produces the protein MARDSCMTRVAAGVAVGGAVGGAVGAVYGTYEAIRYKVPGLLKIRYIGQTTLGSAAIFGLFLGAGSLIHCGKSY